The following coding sequences are from one Epilithonimonas vandammei window:
- a CDS encoding DUF4960 domain-containing protein, whose protein sequence is MKTILNKFQTTMMLLISAILIVSCESEMEEGLVTNVSVNVSSFKVNGIAGEIDNQNDKITVTLPYGTAVNAITPTIEIPQGAVISPASGTVQNFSQPIKYRVKNGNIYKDYQVTVQAQAPIISFKINGLSATINHSSKTISLTMPEGTNLTALQPVIEMATGVNINPASGTTINFSSPVQFTVSNANLTEIYTAKVTTPVSGPTVAFLGTASTRTGLTNPDEIAASDWLFGKYSGAVYVSMDDISNGTANLTGIDVLWWHFDSATALPNDALNANVTSKIKTYLNASGNILLTGFAAQYVDALGIVPSGKGPNNVFGDFLPNGFVDANNDWGISFKGNETHPVFDGLQTYESGKANFLQKGTFRLNHTAWWFLPDWGGYVNGAGWRTQTGGNNLASEAWDNTLDGRVAVAEFPGGTANKKCITISMGAYDWYNETSNGTPSQPNGFLDNIKKITENSLNYLVTN, encoded by the coding sequence ATGAAAACAATTTTAAATAAATTTCAAACCACGATGATGTTGCTGATTTCTGCAATATTAATTGTGTCTTGCGAAAGTGAGATGGAAGAAGGGTTGGTGACAAATGTTTCCGTGAATGTGTCTTCCTTTAAAGTGAACGGAATTGCAGGAGAAATTGATAATCAGAATGATAAAATCACGGTTACGCTGCCGTATGGAACCGCTGTGAATGCCATAACTCCAACCATTGAAATTCCGCAAGGTGCGGTGATTTCTCCCGCTTCGGGAACGGTGCAGAATTTTTCACAACCTATAAAATACAGAGTGAAGAATGGAAATATCTATAAAGATTATCAGGTAACAGTTCAGGCTCAGGCTCCGATTATCAGTTTTAAAATCAATGGATTATCGGCGACCATCAACCATTCCAGCAAAACGATTTCACTCACTATGCCAGAAGGAACTAATCTTACAGCCTTGCAACCGGTCATCGAAATGGCAACTGGCGTTAACATCAATCCTGCATCAGGAACTACGATTAATTTCAGCAGTCCTGTTCAGTTTACGGTTTCCAATGCGAATCTTACTGAAATCTATACGGCAAAAGTTACCACGCCGGTTTCGGGTCCAACAGTAGCATTTCTTGGAACAGCTTCCACGAGAACGGGATTGACCAATCCTGATGAAATCGCTGCTTCCGACTGGCTTTTTGGAAAATATTCCGGAGCAGTTTACGTTTCGATGGATGATATTTCTAACGGCACAGCCAATTTAACTGGAATTGATGTATTGTGGTGGCATTTTGATTCTGCAACCGCTTTACCGAACGATGCGCTGAATGCAAATGTGACTTCCAAAATCAAAACCTATCTGAATGCGAGCGGAAATATTCTATTAACGGGATTTGCAGCTCAATATGTGGATGCTTTGGGAATTGTGCCTTCGGGAAAAGGTCCGAATAATGTTTTCGGGGATTTCTTACCGAACGGGTTTGTAGATGCAAATAACGATTGGGGAATTTCCTTCAAAGGTAATGAAACTCATCCTGTTTTTGATGGACTCCAGACCTACGAATCCGGGAAAGCCAATTTTCTTCAGAAAGGAACATTTAGACTGAATCATACCGCGTGGTGGTTCTTGCCGGATTGGGGCGGTTATGTGAATGGTGCCGGATGGAGAACGCAAACAGGAGGAAATAATCTTGCCAGTGAAGCCTGGGACAATACTTTGGACGGACGTGTTGCCGTGGCCGAATTTCCGGGAGGAACTGCCAATAAAAAGTGTATCACCATCTCAATGGGCGCTTACGACTGGTACAACGAAACTTCGAACGGAACACCAAGCCAGCCAAACGGATTTTTGGATAACATCAAAAAAATCACGGAGAACAGCCTTAATTATCTTGTAACGAATTAA
- a CDS encoding RagB/SusD family nutrient uptake outer membrane protein: MKKYIVLTVACAFLLGTVSCNDFLDNEPRGVLSETDVVTPQNVDGFVIAAYASLGNDHYDTPFSLWPYGNVRSDDAYKGGSGTNDIQAFHFFEISNNIRSDFGELDRLWYLNYVGIGRCNKAIAALNQLTDAQYPNKQKRIAEMKFVRGHFYFLLKTLFKYVPYVDENTPIDDYPKISNRAKTDQQLWEAIASDFEFAAANLPSTQSEVGRPKKSAAFAYLAKVRLYQAYEQDDNYTVTQINPATLQKSIDAANQVIGNYTLESDFGYNFLPGTHENGPEAVFSIQYSDNDGTLFGRLNYGDVLSLPQGLGCCDFHKPSQNLVNAFKTTSQGLPMFDTYNDTDFNYNQLSNYKVDPRLYHTVAMPGLPWKYEDSKIYQESWVRSPGTYGYYASLKENVPVGCGCTVNIDPFYGNSKNRIIIRYSDVLLMKAEALIELGQINEALPLINQVRQRASNSTILTGSYTSNNFISQYQPGVNCTWNQDFARKALRWERRMEFAMEGSRFFDLVRWGVATTTMNSYYSVEKTKRSYYSQAGFDHGIEEYCPIPLAQINFSQGVYKQNNGY, from the coding sequence ATGAAAAAATATATAGTTCTAACGGTTGCCTGCGCTTTTCTTTTGGGAACAGTTTCCTGCAACGATTTTTTGGATAATGAACCAAGAGGTGTACTTTCCGAAACCGATGTAGTAACTCCTCAAAACGTTGATGGTTTTGTTATAGCAGCTTATGCATCTTTGGGAAATGATCATTACGACACGCCTTTCAGCCTTTGGCCTTACGGCAATGTACGTTCGGACGATGCCTACAAAGGCGGAAGTGGAACGAATGATATTCAGGCATTTCACTTTTTTGAAATCTCCAATAATATCCGTTCAGATTTTGGCGAGTTAGACCGTTTATGGTATCTGAATTATGTCGGAATCGGGCGTTGCAACAAGGCAATTGCAGCACTTAATCAGCTAACCGATGCGCAATATCCGAACAAACAGAAAAGAATCGCTGAAATGAAATTCGTGAGAGGTCATTTTTACTTTCTGTTGAAAACCCTTTTCAAATATGTGCCTTACGTAGATGAAAATACACCAATTGACGATTATCCTAAAATCTCCAACCGAGCGAAAACCGACCAGCAATTGTGGGAGGCTATCGCTTCCGATTTTGAATTTGCCGCGGCGAATCTCCCATCAACACAATCTGAAGTTGGAAGACCTAAGAAAAGTGCTGCCTTTGCATATTTAGCAAAAGTGAGATTGTATCAGGCTTATGAGCAGGATGATAATTATACAGTAACTCAAATTAATCCGGCAACGCTTCAGAAATCTATTGATGCTGCAAATCAGGTGATTGGAAATTATACTTTGGAATCCGATTTTGGTTATAATTTTCTCCCAGGAACACACGAAAACGGTCCAGAAGCTGTTTTCTCTATCCAGTATTCTGATAATGACGGAACACTTTTCGGAAGATTAAATTATGGAGATGTACTTTCTTTACCACAAGGTTTGGGATGCTGCGATTTTCATAAGCCGAGTCAAAACTTGGTGAATGCTTTCAAGACAACATCTCAAGGATTACCGATGTTCGATACATACAACGACACGGATTTTAATTACAATCAGCTCAGTAATTATAAAGTAGATCCAAGGCTTTACCATACCGTTGCTATGCCGGGATTGCCGTGGAAATATGAGGATAGCAAAATTTATCAAGAAAGCTGGGTGAGAAGTCCGGGAACTTATGGCTATTATGCCTCACTAAAGGAAAATGTTCCGGTTGGATGTGGCTGTACTGTGAATATTGACCCGTTCTATGGCAATTCCAAAAACAGGATTATCATCCGTTATTCCGATGTTTTGCTGATGAAAGCCGAAGCGCTAATAGAGCTTGGACAAATCAACGAAGCATTGCCACTTATCAATCAGGTGAGACAGCGTGCGTCGAACAGTACTATTTTGACAGGAAGTTATACCTCAAACAATTTTATCAGCCAATACCAGCCGGGCGTCAACTGCACGTGGAATCAGGATTTTGCGAGAAAAGCATTGCGGTGGGAACGCAGAATGGAATTTGCTATGGAAGGAAGCCGTTTCTTCGACCTTGTAAGATGGGGAGTAGCGACAACAACGATGAACAGCTATTATTCTGTAGAAAAAACGAAAAGGTCTTACTATTCTCAGGCAGGATTTGACCACGGTATCGAAGAATATTGCCCGATTCCATTAGCTCAAATCAACTTTAGCCAAGGTGTTTATAAACAGAATAATGGTTATTAA
- a CDS encoding SusC/RagA family TonB-linked outer membrane protein has product MKKSKMAIALCLLPFSYIFAQEIVKGKVLSPTQKPLSGVTVTVSETGTMTTTDSNGAFQISDLQKGNTLVFSYPDYSTQEVVLDEKTVINIVLAAEKVKNIDEVVVTGYTKQKKADITGAVSIVDMKDLNKQGEPNPIKSLQGRVAGLNISTDGSPSGGNTKILIRGISTLDGGNTDPLFVIDGVPTKAGMHELNPADIETMQVLKDASSASIYGSRAGNGVIIITTKKGKKGKMRIDLNYYTAFSQYAKNTPVLNAKQFGQVLWQANINDGLNPNLNNLSYNFDWGVQNGVPTLYNSYVPEYLDAAKTIKSANTNWYDEVSQTGVANSLDVAASSSSDKGSYYFSMGYYNNDGIVKLTNFKRLSARVNTSYNFFDGKLKIGENFTYNKTNELMDPGVLDPALRALPIIPVHTVDGIGWGGPVGGMNDRQNPVRLLEYNKDNGYRYQRFFGNVYAELQPVKNLTLKSSFGVDFSNYYKRILQRSYVSGYLKNDKNAVNIDQSDTEKWTWSNTAQYTAKAGNHHFDLLGGMEMYKDTYNNTWLRKEGFLIETPDYMYPDAGTGDAFNGGSSTYYSLLSYFGKFNYDYDNRYLFSATVRYDGSSRFGKNNRFGTFPAFSAGWRINKEDFAEKVIPFFSDLRLRAGWGQTGNQEISNSAVYSLYIANYAGGNPTWATSYGTAYDISGVGSGLLPSGFIATQTKNDDLRWETTTQTNLGLDFGVFNQKLTGSVDIYKKETKDLLVLPPYMAVIGEGGNRWINGASMENKGIEVALGYADKTAGGFGYEISGNFSMNRNAITELPQSVINNYGGNGTTDNILGRPINSMYGYVADGLFRTQSEVDNSATQPGKGLGRIRYADLNNDGIINDKDRTWIGNPNPGFMYGINLNFSYKNFDLSTFWQGISDVDVINSKKYQTDFWSVDDVGSNKGTRLLDAWSPQNPNSDIPALTTVDSNAESRFSSYYVENGSYLKLRVVQLGYSIPKNVLEQYKITNFRIYISAQNLLTLKSKSFTGIDPETPAFGYPLPLTFNFGVNLSL; this is encoded by the coding sequence ATGAAGAAATCTAAAATGGCAATCGCTCTTTGTCTTCTTCCGTTTTCCTATATTTTTGCCCAGGAAATTGTGAAGGGTAAAGTGCTTTCACCAACTCAAAAACCTTTGAGCGGCGTTACGGTTACTGTTTCCGAAACAGGAACTATGACAACCACCGACAGTAATGGTGCATTTCAAATCAGTGATTTGCAGAAAGGAAATACACTTGTTTTCAGCTATCCCGATTATTCCACGCAGGAAGTAGTTTTAGATGAAAAAACGGTGATTAACATCGTTCTGGCTGCGGAAAAAGTAAAAAACATTGACGAAGTTGTAGTAACCGGCTATACCAAGCAGAAAAAAGCCGACATCACAGGCGCTGTTTCCATCGTCGATATGAAAGACCTGAACAAACAAGGCGAACCGAATCCCATCAAATCTCTTCAAGGAAGAGTGGCAGGATTAAACATCTCTACGGACGGTTCGCCTTCCGGAGGCAATACCAAAATCCTCATTCGTGGGATTAGTACCTTGGATGGTGGCAATACAGACCCGCTTTTCGTGATAGACGGCGTTCCTACAAAAGCGGGAATGCACGAGCTGAATCCTGCCGACATTGAAACAATGCAGGTGCTGAAAGATGCTTCATCCGCAAGTATCTACGGTTCCAGAGCTGGAAATGGTGTGATTATCATTACCACGAAAAAAGGGAAGAAAGGCAAGATGAGAATTGACCTGAATTATTACACCGCTTTTTCCCAATATGCGAAAAACACACCTGTTCTAAATGCGAAACAATTTGGGCAGGTGCTTTGGCAGGCGAATATAAACGATGGACTGAATCCTAATCTAAATAATCTAAGCTACAATTTCGATTGGGGCGTTCAGAATGGTGTTCCCACTTTGTACAACAGCTACGTTCCCGAATATCTGGATGCGGCAAAAACCATCAAATCGGCCAATACCAATTGGTACGATGAGGTTTCCCAGACCGGCGTTGCCAATTCTTTGGATGTTGCAGCTTCGAGTTCGTCCGACAAAGGTTCTTATTACTTTTCGATGGGTTATTATAATAATGACGGCATAGTAAAACTGACCAATTTCAAAAGATTGTCTGCGCGTGTGAATACTTCGTACAATTTTTTCGATGGTAAATTGAAAATCGGGGAAAATTTCACCTACAACAAAACCAACGAACTGATGGATCCGGGCGTTCTAGACCCTGCTTTGAGAGCCCTGCCGATTATTCCTGTTCATACTGTGGACGGAATCGGGTGGGGCGGTCCGGTTGGCGGGATGAACGACCGTCAGAATCCTGTCCGTCTTTTGGAATACAACAAAGACAACGGCTACCGTTACCAACGTTTTTTCGGAAACGTTTATGCAGAATTGCAACCAGTGAAAAACCTGACTTTAAAATCAAGTTTCGGGGTCGATTTTTCCAACTATTATAAAAGAATATTGCAAAGAAGCTATGTGTCTGGTTATCTTAAAAATGACAAAAACGCTGTAAACATCGACCAGTCCGATACTGAAAAATGGACGTGGTCCAACACGGCACAATACACTGCAAAAGCTGGAAATCACCACTTCGATTTATTGGGCGGAATGGAAATGTACAAAGATACCTACAACAATACCTGGCTCAGAAAAGAAGGATTTCTGATAGAAACGCCAGATTATATGTATCCTGATGCCGGAACTGGCGATGCCTTCAATGGCGGTAGTTCTACTTATTACAGCTTATTGTCCTACTTCGGAAAGTTCAATTATGATTATGATAATCGATATTTATTTTCTGCAACGGTGCGTTATGACGGTTCATCAAGATTTGGAAAAAACAACCGTTTCGGAACATTCCCGGCATTTTCTGCGGGATGGAGAATTAACAAAGAAGATTTTGCGGAGAAAGTGATTCCGTTTTTCTCAGATTTAAGGTTGAGAGCCGGTTGGGGACAAACGGGAAATCAGGAAATCAGCAACTCTGCGGTGTATTCGCTTTACATTGCCAATTATGCAGGCGGCAATCCAACCTGGGCGACTTCTTACGGAACAGCTTATGATATTTCCGGTGTTGGAAGCGGTTTGTTGCCTTCAGGATTCATCGCCACACAAACTAAAAATGACGATTTGAGGTGGGAAACTACCACGCAAACCAATTTAGGTTTGGATTTTGGAGTTTTCAATCAGAAGCTGACGGGAAGTGTGGATATTTATAAAAAAGAAACCAAAGACCTTCTCGTATTGCCACCTTATATGGCCGTGATTGGCGAGGGCGGAAACCGATGGATAAATGGTGCTTCTATGGAAAACAAAGGTATTGAAGTGGCTTTGGGTTATGCCGATAAAACTGCGGGTGGATTTGGCTACGAGATTTCGGGGAATTTCTCTATGAACCGAAATGCAATTACCGAGTTACCACAATCGGTTATCAACAATTATGGTGGTAATGGTACAACAGATAATATCCTCGGAAGACCAATCAACTCAATGTACGGTTATGTAGCCGATGGACTTTTCAGAACACAGTCCGAAGTGGATAATTCTGCCACACAGCCGGGCAAAGGATTGGGAAGAATCCGATATGCTGATTTAAATAATGATGGAATCATCAACGACAAAGATAGAACGTGGATAGGCAATCCGAATCCGGGATTTATGTACGGGATCAATCTGAATTTCTCCTACAAAAACTTCGATTTATCAACATTCTGGCAAGGAATCAGCGATGTGGATGTCATCAATTCCAAAAAATATCAAACCGATTTCTGGAGTGTAGATGATGTAGGTTCCAACAAGGGAACTAGGTTGCTGGATGCCTGGTCGCCACAGAATCCAAACTCTGATATTCCGGCTCTTACGACAGTAGACAGTAATGCAGAATCCAGATTTTCATCTTATTACGTGGAGAATGGAAGTTATCTGAAATTGCGAGTGGTGCAGTTGGGTTACAGTATTCCGAAAAATGTATTGGAACAGTATAAAATCACCAATTTCAGAATTTATATCAGCGCACAGAATCTTCTGACCCTCAAATCCAAAAGTTTCACAGGCATCGACCCGGAAACACCGGCCTTCGGTTATCCGCTTCCTTTGACCTTCAATTTTGGAGTTAATTTATCCCTTTAA
- a CDS encoding glycoside hydrolase family 32 protein, with amino-acid sequence MRKIISTLIIAATFQSGLHAQSDATPSEEQLYRPNFHFSPKKGWMNDPNGLYYKDGVYHLFFQYYPDGNKWGPMHWGHATSKDLVRWEEQPIALYPDDLGYIFSGSAVVDKNNTSGFGDSKNNPVVAIYTYHNPNREKDGKIDVESQGIAYSLDNSKTWTKYSSNPVLKNPGIRDFRDPKVIWDTKRKQWVMALAAQDRAHFYTSKNLKDWTFQSEFGKELGGHGGVWECPDLFPLKVEGSKEEKWVLIVNINPGGPNKGSAGQYFVGDFDGKTFKIDEHFTKQLQREKAVWLDWGKDNYASVSFDNVPQDKRIIIGWMSNWEYAQEVPTELWRSSTTVAREVSLKKTKDGYILKNVPVTQLKKYQGKPITKKISLKSENQLISKSEINLSKAVIDLDLKKMNAGKYTFSLKNTLGEEVLFGIDNKTKELFIDRSKSGKTDFGKNYATPITKAPLNEIYVNAKMKLVIDKTSIEIFFNDGEKVLTEIFFPNENFSQLTLNTNTNGTSLEFNAYQINTK; translated from the coding sequence ATGAGAAAAATAATATCAACCTTAATTATCGCTGCCACTTTCCAATCAGGACTTCACGCACAGTCGGATGCCACACCATCGGAAGAACAGCTGTACCGCCCCAATTTTCATTTCAGCCCCAAAAAAGGCTGGATGAATGACCCAAATGGGCTCTATTATAAAGACGGCGTTTACCATCTATTTTTCCAGTATTATCCTGATGGCAACAAATGGGGACCGATGCATTGGGGACACGCAACCAGTAAAGACTTGGTGAGATGGGAAGAACAGCCGATTGCACTTTATCCTGATGATTTGGGATACATCTTCTCAGGAAGTGCGGTGGTGGACAAAAACAACACTTCTGGTTTTGGAGATTCTAAAAATAATCCTGTGGTTGCCATTTACACATACCACAATCCAAACCGTGAAAAAGACGGCAAAATTGATGTAGAATCTCAGGGAATAGCTTATTCTCTCGACAACAGCAAAACCTGGACAAAATACAGCTCAAACCCGGTATTGAAAAACCCTGGAATCCGTGATTTCCGTGATCCGAAAGTCATCTGGGATACCAAGAGAAAACAATGGGTAATGGCTTTAGCAGCGCAGGACAGAGCGCATTTCTACACCTCCAAAAATCTCAAGGACTGGACTTTTCAATCCGAATTCGGGAAAGAGCTGGGTGGTCACGGTGGTGTTTGGGAGTGTCCTGATTTATTTCCGCTAAAAGTGGAAGGTTCGAAAGAAGAAAAATGGGTGCTGATTGTGAATATCAATCCGGGTGGTCCGAATAAAGGTTCTGCAGGACAGTATTTTGTTGGTGATTTTGATGGGAAAACCTTTAAAATAGATGAGCATTTTACGAAACAACTTCAGCGAGAAAAAGCTGTGTGGCTGGATTGGGGCAAAGACAATTATGCCAGCGTTTCATTTGATAATGTTCCTCAGGATAAAAGAATCATCATCGGTTGGATGAGCAATTGGGAATATGCGCAGGAAGTGCCGACCGAGCTTTGGCGAAGCAGTACTACTGTTGCAAGAGAAGTTTCGCTCAAGAAAACAAAAGACGGCTATATTCTCAAAAATGTTCCGGTTACGCAGCTGAAAAAATATCAGGGAAAACCTATAACTAAAAAAATTAGTTTAAAATCCGAGAATCAGTTGATTTCCAAATCTGAAATCAATTTATCCAAAGCAGTTATTGATTTAGATTTAAAAAAGATGAATGCAGGAAAATACACTTTCTCTTTGAAAAATACTTTGGGAGAAGAAGTTCTTTTCGGGATTGATAACAAAACAAAAGAACTTTTTATAGACCGTTCAAAATCTGGTAAAACAGATTTCGGGAAAAATTATGCAACGCCAATTACCAAAGCTCCTTTGAACGAAATTTATGTGAACGCCAAAATGAAACTGGTCATCGACAAAACTTCCATAGAAATCTTCTTCAACGACGGCGAAAAAGTTCTGACAGAAATCTTCTTTCCGAACGAAAATTTCTCACAACTGACTTTAAATACAAATACGAATGGAACTTCTCTAGAATTCAATGCTTATCAGATTAACACCAAATAA
- a CDS encoding sugar porter family MFS transporter, producing MNKILMWSVTAALAGFLFGFDVVVISGADKKLQALWQSSDAFHGAVVMGMALWGTVIGAIFGGIPTNTFGRKKTLLAIGVLYALSAIGTALSNDPYIFAFFRFMGGLGVGASTIAAPAYISEIAPAKDRGRLVSLYQFNIVLGILVAFLSNYLLSGIGDNDWRWMLGVQAIPASIYTLCVLIIPESPRWLVSKGRINEAKNVVKIVNPDQDSDLLISQMEDDHAEAPKENIFMKKYRFPLMLAFLVAFFNQMSGINAFLYYAPRIFGEAGLGEKTALLSSIGIGIVNMVFTLVGVNLIDKVGRKTLMFIGSIGYIISLGLVSMAFYFHWSGLAIPIFLFLFIASHAIGQGTVIWVFISEIFPNHLRASGQAFGSSTHWVLAAVIPSLIPTLFSTIGAGTVFLIFTIAMVFQLLFVIFMMPETKGVSLEKLSKTLTKE from the coding sequence ATGAATAAAATTTTGATGTGGTCTGTCACTGCGGCCTTGGCAGGATTTCTTTTCGGATTTGATGTAGTGGTGATTTCCGGAGCCGATAAAAAACTACAGGCGCTTTGGCAGAGTTCAGACGCATTCCACGGTGCAGTTGTGATGGGAATGGCATTGTGGGGAACCGTTATTGGCGCCATCTTTGGCGGAATCCCGACCAACACATTCGGGCGTAAAAAAACACTTTTGGCAATCGGTGTCTTATATGCACTTTCAGCAATCGGAACAGCGCTTTCCAATGATCCTTATATCTTCGCATTTTTCAGATTTATGGGCGGTTTGGGCGTTGGAGCTTCAACCATTGCAGCGCCGGCTTATATTTCCGAAATTGCTCCTGCAAAAGACCGCGGAAGATTGGTTTCATTGTATCAGTTCAATATTGTTTTGGGGATTTTGGTAGCCTTTTTATCCAATTATCTACTCAGCGGAATCGGAGATAACGATTGGAGATGGATGCTTGGTGTTCAGGCAATTCCGGCAAGTATTTATACCTTATGTGTACTTATAATTCCGGAAAGTCCAAGATGGCTCGTTTCCAAAGGCAGAATAAACGAAGCCAAAAATGTAGTTAAAATCGTAAATCCGGATCAGGATTCTGACCTACTCATTTCTCAGATGGAAGACGATCACGCCGAAGCGCCAAAGGAAAATATCTTTATGAAAAAATATCGTTTTCCGCTGATGCTCGCTTTCCTTGTCGCATTTTTCAACCAGATGTCGGGCATCAATGCATTCTTATATTACGCCCCAAGAATTTTTGGTGAGGCAGGCTTGGGCGAGAAAACCGCATTGCTCAGCAGTATCGGAATCGGGATTGTAAATATGGTTTTCACACTTGTTGGCGTTAACCTCATCGACAAAGTAGGTAGAAAAACATTGATGTTCATTGGCTCCATAGGCTATATCATTTCGTTGGGATTGGTTTCTATGGCATTTTATTTCCATTGGTCGGGCTTGGCGATTCCCATTTTTTTATTCTTGTTTATCGCTTCTCACGCCATTGGTCAGGGAACGGTAATCTGGGTTTTCATTTCCGAGATTTTCCCGAACCATCTCCGCGCATCCGGACAGGCATTCGGAAGTTCCACCCACTGGGTTTTAGCAGCAGTAATTCCGTCGTTGATACCAACCTTATTCTCTACCATTGGTGCAGGAACAGTCTTTTTGATTTTTACCATTGCAATGGTTTTCCAATTGTTGTTCGTGATTTTTATGATGCCAGAAACCAAAGGCGTATCCTTAGAAAAATTGAGCAAAACCTTAACGAAAGAATAA